The Zeimonas sediminis genome window below encodes:
- the rpsR gene encoding 30S ribosomal protein S18 translates to MAFARRGSKDKKTRRPAQAALFKRKKFCRFTAEKIEQIDYKDVDLLKDFITDTGKIIPARLTGTKARYQRQLQVAIKRARFLALLPFTDNH, encoded by the coding sequence ATGGCTTTTGCCCGTCGTGGTTCCAAGGACAAGAAAACGCGCCGTCCGGCGCAGGCCGCGCTGTTCAAGCGCAAGAAGTTCTGCCGGTTCACGGCCGAGAAGATCGAGCAGATCGACTACAAGGACGTCGACCTGCTGAAGGACTTCATCACCGACACCGGCAAGATCATCCCGGCCCGTCTCACGGGCACCAAGGCGCGCTACCAGCGCCAGCTGCAGGTCGCGATCAAGCGCGCGCGCTTCCTCGCCCTGCTGCCGTTCACCGACAACCACTGA
- the rpsF gene encoding 30S ribosomal protein S6 has translation MRHYEIVLIVHPDQSEQVPAMIERYKTLVESQEGKLHRLEDWGRRQLTYPIQKMAKAHYVLMNIECGQPTLDELEHAFRFNDAVLRHLVVSMKKAETGASPMLKQIQKEEARKAVSEPQQG, from the coding sequence ATGCGTCATTACGAAATCGTGCTGATCGTGCATCCCGATCAGAGCGAGCAGGTTCCGGCAATGATCGAGCGTTACAAGACGCTGGTCGAGAGCCAGGAAGGCAAGCTGCACCGCCTCGAAGACTGGGGCCGCCGCCAGCTCACCTACCCGATCCAGAAGATGGCCAAGGCGCATTATGTGCTGATGAACATCGAGTGCGGCCAGCCCACGCTCGATGAGCTCGAGCACGCCTTCCGCTTCAACGACGCCGTGCTGCGCCATCTGGTCGTGTCGATGAAGAAGGCCGAGACCGGCGCTTCGCCGATGCTCAAGCAGATCCAGAAGGAAGAGGCCCGCAAGGCCGTTTCCGAGCCGCAACAGGGTTGA
- a CDS encoding esterase/lipase family protein — MIAWLVRGVLAAQLLAALAVGWWLAERAGWPAWAAALAGAAVPPFSHAWTIGMQSLAGAWHRAGSAPPAGGPVAAVRAWLGETAASIRSFALLMPWSGDAPLPSGADPRRVPIVLVHGYFCNRAVWRPLAGWLATRGHPLEGVNLEPPFAAIDDYLPTLEQAVERLRARTGAARVALVGHSMGGIVIRAWIARHGHDRVAGVVTLGSPHQGTWSARFGIGRNVAQMRAGSPWLRSLEASESPQARALFTVILTLHDNIVMPQAAQTLAGARLHVIAGVGHMSLAQSPAVRPVLAEALARAESAR, encoded by the coding sequence GTGATCGCCTGGCTCGTCCGGGGCGTGCTGGCCGCCCAGTTGCTGGCGGCGCTGGCGGTCGGCTGGTGGCTGGCCGAGCGGGCGGGCTGGCCGGCCTGGGCGGCGGCGCTCGCCGGGGCGGCGGTTCCGCCCTTCTCCCATGCCTGGACGATCGGCATGCAGTCGCTGGCCGGGGCCTGGCATCGCGCGGGGTCGGCCCCGCCAGCCGGGGGGCCCGTGGCGGCGGTCCGCGCCTGGCTGGGCGAGACCGCGGCCTCGATTCGCAGCTTCGCGCTGCTGATGCCCTGGTCGGGCGACGCGCCGCTGCCCTCTGGCGCCGATCCCCGGCGGGTGCCGATCGTCCTGGTGCACGGCTACTTCTGCAACCGGGCAGTGTGGCGCCCGCTGGCCGGCTGGCTGGCCACGCGCGGCCACCCGCTGGAAGGCGTGAACCTCGAGCCGCCGTTCGCCGCGATCGACGACTACCTGCCGACGCTCGAGCAGGCGGTCGAGCGCCTGCGGGCCCGCACCGGCGCGGCGCGGGTCGCGCTGGTCGGGCACAGCATGGGCGGCATCGTGATCCGGGCCTGGATCGCGCGCCACGGCCACGACCGGGTCGCCGGCGTCGTGACGCTGGGCAGCCCGCACCAGGGCACCTGGAGCGCCCGGTTCGGGATCGGCCGCAACGTCGCCCAGATGCGCGCGGGCAGCCCCTGGCTCCGCTCGCTGGAGGCCTCGGAGTCGCCGCAGGCCAGGGCGCTGTTCACGGTGATCCTGACCCTTCACGACAACATCGTGATGCCGCAGGCGGCCCAGACGCTGGCCGGAGCCCGCCTGCACGTGATCGCGGGCGTCGGGCACATGTCGCTCGCGCAGTCGCCGGCCGTGCGCCCCGTGTTGGCCGAGGCGCTGGCGCGGGCCGAGTCCGCGCGAT
- the rplI gene encoding 50S ribosomal protein L9 gives MQIILLEKVVNLGQLGDVVRVKDGYARNFLIPTGKARRATQAAIQEFEARRAELEKIQADKLAAAQAMGQQLEGLAVEITEKAGVDGRLFGSVGNFDIAEALKKKGFAAVEKAMVRMPNGPLKAIGEYEVEVALHTDVLANIKVTVIGETA, from the coding sequence ATGCAGATCATCCTGCTCGAAAAGGTCGTGAACCTCGGCCAGCTCGGCGACGTCGTCCGGGTGAAAGACGGCTACGCCCGCAACTTCCTGATCCCGACCGGCAAGGCGCGGCGCGCTACCCAGGCCGCGATCCAGGAATTCGAGGCGCGCCGCGCCGAACTCGAGAAGATCCAGGCCGACAAGCTGGCCGCCGCGCAGGCGATGGGCCAGCAGCTCGAGGGCCTGGCGGTCGAGATCACCGAGAAGGCCGGCGTCGACGGCCGCCTGTTCGGCTCGGTCGGCAACTTCGACATCGCCGAGGCCCTTAAGAAGAAGGGCTTCGCCGCGGTCGAGAAGGCCATGGTGCGCATGCCCAACGGCCCGCTCAAGGCGATCGGCGAGTACGAGGTCGAGGTGGCGCTGCACACCGACGTGCTGGCCAACATCAAGGTCACGGTGATCGGCGAGACCGCCTGA
- the priB gene encoding primosomal replication protein N produces MTGRQQGPGSESRAGSTIDPANEIRLTGELVGRETLRYTPAGIPILDARLAHRSEVTQAGQRRQVEFDIALSFSGPAAQRADGLRLGQAIAAFGFLAPRRKLSKTLVLHVTRFAELEPTSN; encoded by the coding sequence GTGACGGGGCGCCAGCAAGGCCCAGGCAGCGAATCTCGGGCGGGATCCACGATCGATCCGGCCAACGAGATCCGCCTCACGGGCGAACTGGTCGGCAGGGAAACGCTGCGCTACACGCCGGCGGGCATCCCGATCCTCGACGCAAGGCTCGCGCACCGCAGCGAGGTGACCCAGGCGGGGCAACGCAGGCAGGTGGAATTCGACATCGCACTGAGCTTTTCCGGGCCGGCCGCGCAGCGCGCCGACGGCCTGAGGCTCGGCCAGGCGATCGCGGCGTTCGGCTTTCTCGCGCCGCGCCGCAAGCTGTCGAAGACGCTGGTGCTCCACGTGACCCGCTTCGCCGAACTCGAACCGACATCGAATTGA